Proteins from a single region of Pseudomonas phenolilytica:
- the pedF gene encoding cytochrome c-550 PedF — protein sequence MNNKNFLRSLLAAGVLGMSGLVLAHGDVTPQAVDTKGLPSLGEEWAEENPYRAPSEHHDLAVQIGSSAYNQNCARCHGLEAISGGIAPDLRDLEASYDGDEWFKERVINGAVRDGAVYMPRMADTLSQEALWAIRTYIESEAAKR from the coding sequence ATGAACAACAAGAACTTTCTGCGCTCGCTGCTGGCGGCGGGTGTCCTGGGTATGTCCGGCCTGGTCCTGGCGCATGGTGATGTGACGCCGCAGGCGGTGGACACCAAGGGCCTGCCATCCCTTGGCGAGGAGTGGGCAGAAGAAAACCCCTATCGCGCCCCGAGCGAACACCATGATCTGGCGGTGCAGATCGGTTCGTCCGCCTACAACCAGAACTGCGCCCGTTGCCACGGCCTGGAGGCAATCTCCGGCGGTATCGCGCCCGACCTGCGCGATCTGGAAGCCAGCTACGACGGCGACGAGTGGTTCAAGGAGCGTGTGATCAACGGCGCGGTGCGTGACGGTGCGGTGTACATGCCGCGCATGGCCGACACCCTCAGCCAGGAAGCACTGTGGGCGATCCGTACCTATATCGAAAGCGAAGCGGCCAAGCGGTGA